The proteins below are encoded in one region of Strongyloides ratti genome assembly S_ratti_ED321, scaffold srae_chrx_scaffold0000003:
- a CDS encoding Nicotinamide mononucleotide adenylyltransferase 1 — MNNNETTFALLLSDVCNPPTYLHLRILECAKNYVNNCMKKHATEGILHVNNFFPSTTQKEDCISNDQRFKLSKLCCRRSKWIRADNWKVNEFSNILSYFINLSLHYQKYYDNEFGKNVVKIIFICDNNFFTSLKLIDNNSFLEEFLNMFSMIVVSIDQSQKLLPNLLDGQFLEKHKNNLFFVDNTFNTQFSTSQQVRDAIKRNETIRYCTENDVVDYIEKYMLYKTAPRLLKNESQNYNNIQKECIKKCSCNNKINEKEKILSYNIMTESYPNHSTFLNYQKEGEPIWTSLAKPDYKKSKSLENIFYDGQCTPIYDNLRIDEMLKANEHWVSEMLKQADELEFNIKVKPSYSKKVSFTMNNNKDSKINVKDDNLININSVETHNDNSNKQQNDINDVEKFLSMYDSLNLSTKAKLSNIQTDINELKISSGNKLDTDYNNMISLKNTKANKNNSIDRKNFALESTV, encoded by the exons atgaataataatgaaacaaCATTTGCTTTACTTTTATCTGATGTTTGTAATCCACCAACATATTTGCATTTAAGGATACTTg aatgtgccaaaaattatgtaaataattGTATGAAAAAGCATGCTACTGAAGGTATCCTTcatgttaataatttttttcccTCAACAACACAAAAAGAAGATTGTATTTCGAATGACCAAAGATTTAAGTTAAGTAAATTATGTTGCAGACGATCAAAGTGGATAAGAGCTGATAATTGGAAAGTTAATgaattttctaatatattatcttattttataaatttatcactacactatcaaaaatattatgacaatgaatttggaaaaaatgttgtaaaaataatatttatttgtgataacaatttttttacctctttaaaattaattgataacAATAGTTTTTtagaagaatttttaaatatgtttagTATGATTGTTGTATCAATTGATCAGTCACAAAAGTTACTGCCAAATTTGTTAGATGGacaatttttagaaaaacataag aataatcttttttttgttgataatacttttaatacaCAATTTTCTACATCACAACAGGTTCGTGATGcaataaaaagaaatgaaaCAATTAGATATTGTACAGAGAATGATGTTGTTGATtacattgaaaaatatatgttatataaaacaGCTCCAaggttattaaaaaatgagtCCCAAAACTATAATAATATCCAAAAAGAATGTATAAAGAAATGTTCatgtaacaataaaataaatgaaaaagaaaaaattttaagttataatattatgaCAGAATCATATCCAAATCACTcaacttttttaaactatCAAAAAGAAGGTGAACCAATATGGACTTCTTTGGCAAAAcctgattataaaaaatcaaaaagtctagaaaatatattttatgatggACAATGTACACctatttatgataatttaagAATTGATGAAATGTTAAAAGCAAATGAACATTGGGTTTCTGAAATGTTAAAACAAGCAGATGAACttgaatttaatataaaagttaaaccATCATATTCAAAGAAAGTATCTTTTACAATGAATAATAACAAagatagtaaaataaatgtaaaagatgataatttaattaatataaattctGTTGAAACACATAATGATAATTCAAATAAGCaacaaaatgatataaatgatgttgaaaaatttttaagtatgTATGATTCACttaatttatcaacaaaagctaaattatcaaatatacaAACAGACATTAATgagttaaaaatttcaagTGGCAATAAATTAGATActgattataataatatgatatctttaaaaaatacaaaagcaaataaaaataattcaattgatagaaaaaattttgctCTAGAAAGTACagtttaa
- a CDS encoding Cytochrome b561, eukaryote domain and Cytochrome b561/ferric reductase transmembrane domain and RNA-binding protein Lupus La domain and Winged helix-turn-helix DNA-binding domain-containing protein — MASYFFENKEKSYFFSTITIFIAEFIGLISFLLIFYWGYEFGGGFGWKSKPAQEFRLHPVFMSFGLLFCQGSSIMIYRLLRSLQKSTLKWLHIILHFISLICTIIGFIAAYDSHVLAKPPKPDFMSLHSWIGLSTMSLFLFQFVFSFLCYMKPGFSIGIRKSLMPFHRYFGLVIFVLTYATIMMGMSEKAAWAMTCWTVDGYFCSEIYFAIFKKKGNVPEYNDGKKENLRKNNKSKNGINNRNNVNLNNRMDNKNSGPNNYNKKMNKINQNDKLSIGYYFPLNNSKKNYTFDLPHYAKVIVNNNGIPVSRIQQINGKLSKELLESTSNNRITYHYPTLQNILNTKNNYNKNQNKKYNNNFLHTNKEQNAYYKLSNNGNSYFSKTLISTLHFQPENSNQFNIIGYIHHPVPIMVPYQPLINPQIIEHEKNIRRQVEYYFSEDNLIKDLFFRRLVLNPQTGGFVSIYQLLSFHMLYKLICHYQNPVAEIARILSTSDTVEVSPDGLMLRAKNNLHIKYAQMALSK, encoded by the exons ATGGCAAGTTATTTCTTTGAAAATAAggaaaaaagttatttctTTTCTACAATTACTATATTTATTGCTGAGTTCATTGGattaataagttttttattaattttttattgggGATATGAATTTGGTGGTGGTTTTGGTTGGAAAAGCAAACCAGCTCAAGAATTTCGTTTACATCCTGTTTTTATGAGTTTTGGATTACTTTTTTGTCAAGGTTCAAGTATAATGATATATCGATTATTAAGATCATTACAAAAATCAACATTGAAATGGTTACAtattatattacattttatatcattaatatgTACAATAATAGGATTTATTGCAGCATATGATTCACATGTACTTGCCAAACCACCAAAACCTGATTTTATGAGCCTTCATTCATGGATAGGATTGTCAACAatgtcattatttttatttcaatttgtATTCTCATTTCTATGTTATATGAAACCTGGATTTTCAATTGGTATAAGAAAAAGTTTAATGCCATTTCATAGATATTTTGGACTCGTTATATTTGTTCTTACTTATGCAACTATAATGATGGGGATGAGTGAAAAAGCAGCTTGGGCTA tgACTTGTTGGACTGTTGATGGATACTTTTGTAGTGAAAT atatttcgCAATTTTTaag AAAAAAGGAAACGTCCCAGAATATAATGATGGaaagaaagaaaatttaagaaaaaataataagtcAAAAAATGGAATAAACAATAGAAATAATGTTAACTTGAATAATAGAAtggataataaaaatagtggtccaaataattataataaaaaaatgaataaaatcaATCAAAACGACAAATTATCTATAGGTTATTATTTTCCATTAAATaactcaaaaaaaaattatacatttgaTCTTCCACATTATGCTAAagttattgtaaataataatggtATTCCTGTTAGTAGAATTCAACAAATAAACGGTAAGTTAAGCAAAGAATTGTTAGAAAGTACTTCAAATAATCGGATTACCTATCATTATCCAAcacttcaaaatattttaaatacaaagaataattacaataaaaatcaaaataaaaaatacaataacaattttttacataCAAATAAAGAACAAAATGCTTATTATAAACTTTCAAATAATGGTAATagttatttttcaaaaacattaataagCACATTACATTTTCAACCTGAAAATAGTaatcaatttaatattattggaTATATTCATCATCCAGTTCCAATAATGGTTCCTTATCAACCATTAATTAATCCACAAATAATAGaacatgaaaaaaatataagacGGCAAGTTGAATATTACTTTTCTGAAgacaatttaataaaagatttattttttcgCCGACTTGTTTTAAATCCTCAAACAGGTGGATTTGTTTCTATTTATCAATTGTTATCATTTCatatgttatataaattaatttgtcACTATCAAAATCCAGTCGCAGAGATAGCAAGAATTTTGTCGACAAGTGATACTGTTGAAGTTTCACCAGATGGTTTAATGCTAAGAGCTAAAAATAACCTTCACATTAAGTATGCTCAAATGGCTTTATCTAaataa
- a CDS encoding Lysosomal protective protein — MLLHKILFIFFVFKISNGIKEDDLVNPVPGLIFKSNFKTYSGYLNGNKDGTWKMHYMLTTSKSKPDTDPVLLWLNGGPGCSSFSGGFEELGPYYINSDNKTLFENVYSWNEKANVLYLESPIGTGFSYSTKNISFDDANDDQTLQQNLMALDDFFSRVQPQYKNRTFFISGESYAGIYLPMLGDALIKAINNNSFPNPNFGGIAIGNGYMDIPKLQNSLVLWSEYHGRFSIDEWNSIKKECCNNLDVDKCNFYAHFNSTTQLDFYPANTPCGKLLAPIMNAPSLFNIDPYNYYQECYNGALITYFDGRPSVKISKRTLDKYAPKNINAQTIVNPNYPFTNNSALLINKDSTDVLFGYPCWQETFVAGYFNDPQVQAAYHIDPIWAKSGKVFSDCNNDLYAKYKVTYTNMQEQFNNMIKNNKNPNFRILVYNGDIDTVCNYLGDSWFIDEIGVNNNFKKSNRTRWYFRQEVGGFVQTYTNTNMKIHVLTVRGAGHMVPMDRQGPSLQMITNFMNDIDFSDDKLININPKPAPLIQTDSTNNRFYFSNQSLFFVILFFAFGKLLNFN, encoded by the exons ATGTTACTTCAcaagattttatttatattttttgtttttaaaatatccaATGGAATAAAAGAAGATGATTTAGTTAATCCTGTACCAGgacttatttttaaatctaattttaaaacatactCTGGATATTTAAATGGAAATAAAGATGGAACATGGAAAATGCATTATATGTTAACAACTTCAAAAAGTAAACCTGATACTGATCCTGTCTTATTATGGTTAAACGGTGGACCAG gtTGTTCAAGTTTTTCTGGTGGATTTGAAGAATTAGGAccatattatataaattcagataataaaacattatttgaaaatgtaTATTCATGGAATGAAAAAgcaaatgttttatatttagaaTCCCCAATTGGTACTGGTTTTTCATattcaacaaaaaatatatcatttgaTGATGCCAATGATGATCAGACACttcaacaaaatttaatgGCACTTGATGATTTTTTTAGTAGAGTTCAAccacaatataaaaatagaacaTTCTTTATATCTGGTGAATCATATGCTGGAATATATTTACCAATGCTTGGTGATGCTCTTATAAAagcaataaataataattcatttcCTAATCCAAATTTTGGTGGTATTGCTATTGGTAATGGTTATATGGATATTCCAAAACTTCAAAATTCCCTTGTTTTATGGTCTGAATATCATGGAAGATTTTCAATTGATGAATGgaatagtattaaaaaagaatgttGTAATAATTTAGATGTAGATAAGTGTAATTTTTATGCACATTTTAATTCAACAACACAGTTAGATTTTTATCCTGCTAATACACCATGTGGAAAATTATTAGCACCAATAATGAATGCACCatcactttttaatattgatccatataattattatcaagAATGTTATAATGGTGCattaataacatattttgATGGAAGACCGAGtgttaaaatttctaaacgTACATTAGATAAGTATGCACCAAAAAACATAAATGCCCAAACAATTGTTAACCCAAATTATCCATTCACAAATAATTCAGCTTTACTTATTAATAAAGATTCTACTGATGTATTATTTGGATATCCATGCTGGCAGGAAACATTTGTAGCTGGATATTTTAATGATCCACAAGTACAAGCAGCCTATCATATAGATCCAATTTGGGCTAAAAGTGGAAAAGTTTTTAGTGATTGtaataatgatttatatGCAAAATATAAAGTAACATACACAAATATGCAGgaacaatttaataatatgataaaaaataataaaaatccaAATTTCAGAATTTTAGTTTATAATGGTGACATTGATACTGTATGTAATTATTTAGGTGATTCATGGTTTATAGATGAAATTGgagtaaataataattttaag aaaagtAATCGTACACGTTGGTATTTCCGTCAAGAAGTAGGAGGATTTGTTCAAACATATACAAATACAAATATGAAAATCCATGTTCTAACTGTTCGTGGAGCAGGACATATGGTTCCAATGGATAGACAAGGTCCAAGTTTACAAATGATTACTAATTTTATGAACGATATTGATTTCTCagatgataaattaattaatataaatccAAAACCAGCTCCATTAATACAAACAGATAGTACCAATAATAGATTTTATTTCTCTAATCAATCTCTTttctttgttattttattttttgcttTTGGAAAGctgttaaattttaactaa
- a CDS encoding Small GTPase superfamily and EF-hand domain and Small GTPase superfamily, Rho type and Small GTPase superfamily, Rab type and EF-hand domain pair and EF hand associated, type-1 domain and EF hand associated, type-2 domain and Mitochondrial Rho-like domain and Small GTPase superfamily, Ras type and MIRO domain and P-loop containing nucleoside triphosphate hydrolase domain-containing protein → MTTKCKDSGNFVLENNIIKGSTRRKKDIPVDVRILIVGDPGVGKTSLILSLIEDRFIQKVPPRFKEIRLHPDSNPDHILTAISDYNSEEQSLDELNSEISKASVIVIVYDVNDSSSVDRIRKYWMPNVQKEIVGGEALYGKPIILVGNKSDTEESNTKLNEVITLMNEFPEIETCVESSAKTMKNVSDIFYYAQRAVIYPSQPIYSAENRDITQNCRKALVRIFKLNDNDNDALLNQYELNQFQLFCFGVPLAENSYSEIINRVAENDPKGVLNNSLTLDGFIALQMLFIQRGRYEIVWNALKKYGYSNDLQLREDYIYPTLKVPLGSSVELSPEGYQFISQLFEKFDEDKDCLLNPSEFQNCLSLYPRHLVWIKDAMQCVESDERGWITYNGFISLWTYKTLTDPPETLECLAYLGFNVKHKSQLDALIITRDRRIDIEEKETQRNVFQCHVFGPRDSGKTAFIHSLTNKSMQRSASISKQGTNDNVINVVHIKDQCKYLLLHEVNLYDEGNTLTEYEKNADVVVFLYDVSNPQSFAYSANIYKKFFYRTKVPCLFIATKVERFTVEQDYEMQPDSFCRYYHLSEPYKLYNKEIGKSNSQIFQHILTMAIYPHLKNVYSIFDINRLPTIVIGGTIVGIIGILLFKNI, encoded by the exons ATGACAACAAAATGTAAGGATAGTGGAAACTTTGTTCtggaaaataatataataaaaggtTCTACTAGAAGAAAGAAAGATATTCCAGTTGATGTAAGAATTTTAATCGTCGGAGATC ctGGAGTTGGTAAGACAAGCCTTATATTATCCTTGATTGAAGATAGATTTATTCAAAAAGTACCTCCTcgttttaaagaaattagaTTACATCCTGATTCAAATCCAGATCATATTTTAACTGCCATATCAGATTATAATAGTGAAGAACAAAGCTTAGATGAATTAAATAGTGAAATTAGTAAAGCAAGTGTAATAGTAATTGTTTATGATGTTAATGATTCTTCTTCTGTTGATagaataagaaaatattggATGCCTAATGttcaaaaagaaattgttGGTGGTGAGGCATTATATGGTAAACCAATTATTTTGGTTGGTAATAAATCAGATACAGAAGAAAGTAAcacaaaattaaatgaagtTATAACATTAATGAATGAATTTCCTGAAATTGAAACGTGTGTTGAAAGTTCCGCAAAAACAATGAAAAATGTATCagatattttttactatGCCCAACGTGCTGTTATATATCCATCACAACCTATATATAGTGCTGAAAATCGTGATATTACTCAAAACTGTAGAAAAGCACTTgttagaatatttaaattaaatgataatgataatgatgCTCTGTTAAATCAATATGAACTTAATcaatttcaattattttgttttggTGTTCCATTAGCAGAAAATTCATATAGTGAAATTATAAATCGTGTCGCTGAGAACGATCCTAAAGGTGTActaaataattcattaacATTAGATGGATTTATAGCATTACAGATGCTTTTTATACAAAGAGGAAGATATGAAATTGTTTGGAATGCATTAAAAAAGTATGGTTATTCTAATGATTTACAATTACGTGAGGATTACATTTATCCTACATTAAAAGTTCCATTAGGATCATCTGTTGAATTATCACCAGAAGGATATCAATTTATAAGTCAATTGTTTGAAAAATTTGATGAAGATAAAGATTGTTTATTAAATCCTTCTGAATTTCAAAACTGTTTAAGTTTATATCCTCGTCATCTTGTTTGGATTAAAGATGCTATGCAATGTGTTGAATCAGATGAAAGAGGTTGGATAACATATAATGGATTCATATCATTATGGACCTATAAAACACTTACTGATCCTCCAGAAACATTAGAATGTTTGGCATATTTAGGATTTAACGTAAAACATAAAAGTCAGCTTGATGCATTAATTATTACAAGAGATAGAAGAATTGATattgaagaaaaagaaaCACAAAGAAATGTTTTTCAGTGTCATGTTTTTGGACCTAGAGATTCTGGTAAGACAGCTTTTATTCATTCGTTAACTAATAAATCAATGCAAAGATCTGCTTCTATAAGTAAACAGGGAACTAATGATAATGTTATTAATGTAGTACATATTAAAGAtcaatgtaaatatttacttttgcATGAAGTTAATTTATATGATGAAGGGAATACCTTAACggaatatgaaaaaaatgctGATGTTGTGGTATTTTTGTATGATGTCTCAAATCCTCAATCATTTGCTTATAGtgcaaatatttataaa aaatttttttaccgAACAAAAGTGCCATGTTTATTCATTGCTACAAAAGTTGAAAGATTTACTGTTGAACAGGATTATGAAATGCAACCAGATAGTTTTTGTCGTTACTATCATTTATCAGAAccatataaattatataacaaagAAATAGGAAAATCAAATAGTCAAATTTTTCAACATATATTAACCATGGCAATATATccacatttaaaaaatgtgtattcaatttttgatattaatcGTTTACCTACCATTGTAATAGGTGGAACTATAGTTGGTATAATAGGGATCTTATTatttaagaatatataa
- a CDS encoding Josephin-like protein produces MSFNDGNSFIKNSFYHEKQRKQLCLLHSLNNLFQKEKFNKHDLDKICEELDRSTWFNSHRSWLGLGDYDANVLMAALDKEGYTCTWFDSRLTASSINHNEVFGYIFNVPSESFFPFMKKRHWFCVIRTEKNYFYNLDSKLLSPSKISNFEEFTDTLLAQGNTLILIKFPNTNEVK; encoded by the exons ATGTCTTTTAATGACGGAAactcatttattaaaaattctttttatcatGAAAAGCAAAGAAAACAATTATGTCTATTGCATTCTTTGAATAATTTGtttcaaaaagaaaaatttaataaacatgatttagataaaatatgTGAAGAATTAGATAGAAGTACATGGTTTAATTCACATAGATCATGGTTAGGATTGGGTGACTATGATGCAAATGTCCTTATGGCAGCTTTAGATAAGGAAGGTTATACCTGCACATGGTTTGATTCTAGATt gACTGCCTCATCCATAAATCATAATGAAGTTTTTGGCTACATATTTAATGTTCCGAGTGAATCATTTTTTccttttatgaaaaaaagacACTGG ttttgtGTAATTCGtacagaaaaaaattatttttataatttagaCTCAAAGTTATTATCACCATCAAAAATATCTAATTTTGAAGAATTTACTGATACATTATTGGCACAAGGAAATACgcttattttaattaaattccCAAATACTAAtgaagtaaaataa
- a CDS encoding Proton-dependent oligopeptide transporter family and Oligopeptide transporter family and Major facilitator superfamily domain, general substrate transporter-containing protein: MVKRASITSTVDSLSISKNSDPKKDDKENDNNDNLSPIYTAWGDIIKHWPLTTFCIVSNEFCERFSYYGMRTVLTLYLLNILKMSYDTSTIFFNGFTVLCYFTPLLGSILADGYIGKFKTIFFVSILYTIGQVVLAVSSVFNSQSPLHPWLDYLGLIIIGFGTGGIKPCVNSFGGEQFEQHQERMLSLFFSMFYFSINAGSMISTFISPIFRSLPCLGQDTCFPLAFGVPAALMIVATVVFMAGSFKYKKPVVKNNVFGEVWGVVKNALKNKYKKSSEKKEHWLDHYLTTHRCSNDEKCLQLQSDKKDSSLCQKYQFVDDIKQLFRLSIMFLPVPIFWALYDQQGSIWLIQSIQMDCRVGSLLILPDQMQTLNAVLILIFIPLFQIIVYPAIELCFKMTPLRKMVLGGFLATTAFVVSGIIQFEVNKTLPVLPQDNQVFVDFFNTLDKCDISVIPVGKTVSQNSSGLIHSFPSDGTLYYVNNQFIIPAGSFEFKINYTGSGCSKNIPSTYKGNFDSKSVNYIIINQNGAYQQKVDPSKPTEGEGEFSLAIDIALNENYTTPNTTNLALCKLNVNDFDPKYPCDPNKSGSDFYFWERDYNLNTDDMVIRHYQSSSKQKIVASSYVYKPVKPGKWGLYYMYNQPKDISHQTYSKEKVQVEATNITFSVNAQGGVYNLIVTGDKKNPEGRIYQFVKDNTVNILWQVPQYIIITAAEICFSVTGLEFAYSQAAPSMKALVQAMWLLTTAIGDTIIVIVAAAHLFDDLAIEFLAYGGLMLVVIIIFAFMSQFYYEYKNYGEEETKSGIELSEIDNLSNKEK, encoded by the exons ATGGTTAAAAGGGCATCTATTACATCTACTGTTGATAGCTTGTCTATCTCCAAAAATTCAGATCCTAAAAAAGATGACAAGGAAAATGacaataatgataatttaagtCCCATTTATACGGCTTGGGGTGATATAATTAAACATTGGCCATTAACTACTTTTTGTATTGTTTCAAATGAATTTTGTGAAAGATTTTCATATTATGGCATGCGAACTGTTTTAACATTATACttacttaatattttaaaaatgtctTATGATACCtctacaatattttttaacggATTTACtgttttatgttattttacCCCATTATTAGGAAGTATATTAGCTGATGGTTATATtggaaaatttaaaacaatcttttttgtatcaattttatatacaattgGACAAGTTGTTCTTGCTGTTAGTAGTGTTTTTAATTCACAATCACCACTTCATCC atggCTTGATTATCTTggtttaattataattggATTTGGTACTGGTGGTATTAAACCATGTGTTAATTCCTTTGGAGGTGAACAATTTGAACAACATCAAGAACGAATgctttcattatttttttcaatgttttatttttctattaatgcTGGTTCAATGATTTCAACTTTTATTTCTCCTATATTTCGTTCATTACCATGCCTTGGTCAAGATACATGTTTTCCTTTAGCATTTGGTGTACCAGCAGCTCTTATGATTGTTGCTACAGTTGTTTTTATGGCTggatcatttaaatataaaaaacctgttgtaaaaaataatgtttttggTGAGGTATGGGGTGTTGTTAAAAATgctcttaaaaataaatataaaaaatctaGTGAAAAAAAGGAACATTGGTTAGATCATTACTTAACAACACATCGATGTTCAAATGATGAAAAATGTTTACAATTACAAAGTGATAAAAAGGATAGTTCATTATGccaaaaatatcaatttgtTGATGATATAAAACAACTATTTCGTCTTTCAATAATGTTTTTACCTGTACCAATATTTTGGGCATTATATGATCAACAGGGATCAATTTGGTTAATTCAATCAATTCAAATGGATTGTAGAGTTGgttcattattaattttacctGATCAAATGCAAACACTTAATGCTGTTttaattcttatttttattcccttatttcaaataattgtttatcCAGCTATTgaattatgttttaaaatgacACCATTAAGAAAAATGGTATTAGGAGGTTTTTTAGCAACTACAGCATTTGTTGTATCAGGAATTATTCAATTTGaagttaataaaacattaccAGTTCTTCCTCAAGATAATCAAGTATTTGTAGATTTCTTTAATACATTAGATAAATGTGATATTTCTGTTATACCAGTTGGTAAAACTGTTTCGCAAAATTCATCAGGTTTAATACATTCATTTCCAAGTGATGGTACCTTATATTATGTTAATAATCAATTTATTATACCTGCTGGATCatttgaatttaaaattaattatactGGAAGTGGAtgttcaaaaaatattccttCAACATATAAAGGAAATTTTGACTCAAAATctgttaattatattattataaatcaaaatgGAGCTTATCAACAAAAAGTGGATCCTTCTAAACCAACAGAAGGTGAAGGTGAATTTAGTTTAGCTATTGATATTgctttaaatgaaaattatacTACACCAAATACAACAAATTTGGCTTTGTGTAAACTTAATGTTAATGATTTTGATCCAAAATATCCATGTGATCCAAATAAAAGTGGATCTGATTTCTATTTTTGGGAAAGAGATTATAATCTAAATACCGATGACATGGTTATTCGTCATTATCAATCTTCATCTAAACAAAAAATAGTTGCATCTAGTTATGTATATAAACCTGTAAAACCTGgaaa atggGGTCTgtattatatgtataatcAACCAAAAGATATCAGTCACCAAACATattcaaaagaaaaagtaCAAGTAGAGGCAACAAACATCACATTTTCTGTTAATGCTCAAGGTGGCGTctataatttaattgttacTGGTGATAAGAAAAATCCGGAAGGAAGAATATATCAATTTGTTAAAGATAATACAGTAAATATATTGTGGCAAGTTCCAcaatacattattattacagCAGCTGAAATATGTTTTTCTGTAACTGGACTTGAATTTGCTTATTCTCAAGCAGCTCCATCTATGAAGGCATTAGTACAAGCTATGTGGTTATTAACTACTGCCATAGGTGATACaattattgttattgttGCAGCTGCACATTTGTTTGACGATTTAGCTATTGAATTTTTAGCTTATGGAGGATTAATGCTtgttgttattattatatttgcaTTTATGTCACAATTCTattatgaatataaaaattacgGTGAAGAAGAAACAAAATCCGGGATTGAATTGTCagaaattgataatttatcaaataaagaaaaataa